A portion of the bacterium genome contains these proteins:
- a CDS encoding isoprenylcysteine carboxylmethyltransferase family protein, which translates to MEIYKTAKKYRTRLSAVMAVLFLVLARPTASTLLWGLILIAAGQTIRIWSSGYIHKNEVLTVTGPYSLSRNPLYVGSFLMGMGFVVCMGVPWLAMAFLLFFAGVYWFTIRWEEDKLERFFSEQWDRYRSRVPRFFPLLRWPGYRRGPFDLSQVVRNKEMLNATVVATVYGVLWIKALTMN; encoded by the coding sequence TTGGAAATATACAAAACCGCTAAAAAATACCGCACCAGGCTTTCTGCTGTCATGGCCGTGCTGTTCCTGGTCCTGGCCCGGCCGACAGCTTCGACCCTCCTTTGGGGGCTGATCCTCATCGCCGCGGGCCAGACCATCCGTATCTGGTCTTCGGGCTATATTCACAAGAACGAGGTCCTCACGGTGACCGGGCCATACAGCCTGAGCCGCAACCCCCTTTACGTGGGCAGTTTCCTCATGGGTATGGGGTTCGTGGTGTGCATGGGGGTGCCCTGGCTTGCGATGGCTTTCCTGCTGTTTTTCGCGGGTGTTTACTGGTTTACCATCAGGTGGGAGGAGGACAAGCTCGAAAGATTCTTCTCCGAACAGTGGGACCGTTACCGTTCCCGGGTCCCCAGGTTCTTCCCCCTTCTAAGGTGGCCGGGATACCGCCGGGGACCGTTTGACTTGTCCCAGGTCGTCAGGAACAAGGAGATGCTCAACGCCACGGTCGTCGCGACGGTTTACGGGGTCCTCTGGATCAAGGCCCTGACGATGAATTGA